A window of the Parabacteroides merdae ATCC 43184 genome harbors these coding sequences:
- a CDS encoding TonB-dependent receptor — translation MIKNASIATLAMFLSAASPAMATSDAHSLYVNLELALNQTTVGTVIRSISEQTGYEFSYDETLLNKKISKVSVNLKNEHIENVLKEVFKNTGISYKIVNNRVFLKDDSVKKIKRSEFAQNGVQQEKHTISGRIVDKEGLAIIGANVTLEDNKGIGTITDVDGKFVLNGISNGAILLISYIGYIDQKIKIDGGQNSYQITLLEDTQKLDEVIVIGYGVEKKVNLTGAITNVKTEELSTISTTNLSNTLAGRAPGLTIVGSSGFMGASSEIRMRGGFGDPLFVIDGIIRDKAAFDALEPNEIDQLSFLKDAATASVYGSKAGNGVVLVTTKSGADAMGKPKFEYQGSYTFNRPTRKLFSDEMSAYKELVYQNLVAEANGLPLPNNEEEMEYAKTHDYNVNDLIWQNPWNTKHSISATGGTEKVKYYVLGNFIREEGSYKNLENNKYSFRSNLTVNLSKYISLNANISGYQKDDRRFNWPGSGDDSEDIFDFYRTTFNCLRTVPSYAYLDGTPANEKTDYPIYPDVSNFKGWNVADVVLGDRYIKTRRRNVNGILSLNIDLGKILPGLSTKITGNYIINDYARKKYMSHQKAYNFQSGDPDNRFIPGPLDLNKYNIYTFGSNYENLTYGARQFWNEQFDWTLNYKNSFGKHEVGGMITFEQAESQGEAIYATANDPLTDYDQWFVFSTDPERRTVSVNESENLGSHLSWIGRATYNYDSKYMAEFSFRYDGNNKFPKDRRWGFFPSASLGWRISREAFMENTSEWLDDLKIRASYGTTGNDLNTSNKSIGYFQYIERYTTGSSYMFGKGLANGIQTGSMPTTDLTWATSATINGGIDFTLLSNRLSGTIDGFYRKETDILGSRTTTLPSTYGASLAPENYAERSWRGGEFTLTWRDKVQHGINYSLYMNIGYSKDRWDVLDESVIYMTGNLKDLSLVGMSAGRITGLKVDHLLTDQAEVDELIAKGFKQYGRDPYLGGLLFQDTRGDGYSLGPDGKIDGNDAYNLLSENGTPRINYGFGGSFSWKGITIDMHFQGVGSYDRLVGCDATKGIPQYGGNTRPYYPIWTSDKCWSPENPNGVYPRVIGKNQYESGYGNTDFWMRNGAYVRLKNLNIGYNLPASILRPLGLLHAQVFMNATNLFSISAMNEFMDPEQKYYDSFPLMRSFTFGLNFSF, via the coding sequence ATGATTAAAAATGCATCAATTGCTACATTAGCAATGTTTTTGTCAGCTGCATCGCCCGCTATGGCGACAAGCGATGCGCATTCTTTGTATGTGAATCTGGAACTGGCCTTGAATCAAACGACAGTCGGTACCGTCATACGAAGTATTAGTGAACAAACTGGGTATGAATTTTCTTATGATGAGACTTTATTAAATAAGAAAATCTCCAAAGTCTCTGTTAATCTTAAAAATGAACATATAGAAAATGTTCTGAAAGAGGTATTTAAGAATACAGGGATCTCTTATAAAATAGTAAATAATCGTGTATTTCTGAAGGATGATAGTGTAAAAAAAATAAAGAGGTCAGAGTTTGCACAAAATGGAGTACAGCAAGAAAAACACACAATATCAGGAAGGATTGTCGATAAAGAAGGTTTAGCGATAATCGGTGCGAATGTTACGCTTGAAGATAACAAAGGAATTGGTACAATAACAGATGTAGATGGAAAATTCGTTCTGAATGGAATATCGAATGGGGCAATTCTACTTATTTCATATATTGGTTATATAGATCAAAAAATTAAGATAGATGGAGGACAAAATTCTTATCAGATAACACTGCTTGAGGATACTCAGAAATTGGATGAAGTTATTGTAATTGGATATGGTGTTGAAAAAAAGGTTAATTTAACTGGTGCAATAACGAATGTGAAAACGGAAGAGCTCTCAACGATTTCAACAACTAATTTATCAAATACGTTAGCTGGACGTGCTCCTGGGTTGACTATTGTTGGAAGTTCTGGCTTTATGGGGGCTAGTTCTGAAATCCGTATGCGTGGTGGCTTCGGAGATCCGTTGTTTGTTATTGATGGGATTATTAGGGATAAGGCCGCATTTGATGCTCTTGAGCCAAATGAAATAGACCAACTTAGTTTTTTGAAAGATGCTGCTACAGCTTCTGTTTATGGGTCTAAAGCTGGAAATGGGGTTGTGTTGGTGACAACGAAGTCTGGTGCAGATGCAATGGGTAAACCTAAATTTGAATATCAAGGATCTTACACATTTAATAGGCCAACGCGTAAGCTTTTTTCGGATGAAATGAGTGCTTATAAAGAATTGGTGTATCAGAATTTGGTTGCTGAAGCAAACGGGTTGCCTTTACCGAATAATGAAGAAGAGATGGAATATGCAAAAACACATGATTATAATGTCAATGATTTGATTTGGCAGAATCCGTGGAATACGAAGCATTCTATTAGTGCTACAGGAGGAACAGAAAAGGTAAAATATTATGTGTTAGGCAACTTTATCAGAGAAGAAGGCTCTTATAAAAACTTGGAAAATAATAAATACTCTTTCCGTTCAAACTTAACAGTGAATTTGTCTAAATATATATCTTTGAATGCAAATATATCTGGATATCAAAAAGATGATAGACGATTTAATTGGCCAGGAAGTGGAGATGATAGTGAAGATATATTTGATTTTTATCGGACTACATTTAATTGTTTGAGAACAGTTCCTTCTTATGCTTATTTAGATGGTACTCCTGCGAATGAAAAAACAGATTATCCAATTTATCCGGATGTAAGCAACTTTAAAGGTTGGAATGTTGCTGATGTTGTGTTAGGTGACCGTTATATTAAGACACGTAGGCGTAATGTGAATGGAATTTTATCTTTAAATATTGATTTAGGTAAAATTTTGCCGGGATTGTCAACTAAAATCACGGGAAATTACATTATAAACGACTATGCTCGTAAGAAGTATATGTCTCATCAAAAAGCATATAATTTTCAGTCTGGAGATCCTGATAACAGATTTATACCGGGACCATTAGATTTGAATAAATATAATATTTATACATTTGGTTCTAACTATGAGAACTTAACGTATGGTGCTCGTCAGTTTTGGAATGAACAATTTGACTGGACATTAAACTACAAAAATTCATTCGGAAAACATGAAGTCGGTGGAATGATTACTTTTGAACAAGCAGAAAGTCAAGGTGAAGCGATCTATGCTACAGCTAATGATCCTTTGACAGATTATGATCAGTGGTTTGTATTTTCTACAGATCCAGAAAGACGGACAGTCTCTGTTAATGAATCCGAAAATTTAGGTTCGCATCTTTCTTGGATTGGACGTGCTACTTATAATTATGATTCCAAATATATGGCAGAATTTTCATTTCGTTATGATGGAAATAATAAGTTTCCGAAAGATCGCCGATGGGGTTTTTTCCCTTCAGCTTCTCTTGGATGGCGTATTAGCAGGGAAGCTTTTATGGAAAATACTTCGGAGTGGCTTGATGATTTGAAAATACGTGCTTCTTATGGTACGACTGGTAATGATTTGAATACTTCTAATAAATCGATTGGGTATTTTCAATACATAGAAAGGTATACTACCGGAAGTAGTTATATGTTTGGAAAAGGATTGGCAAATGGTATTCAAACGGGTAGTATGCCTACTACTGATTTAACTTGGGCCACATCGGCAACAATTAATGGAGGAATAGATTTTACTCTGTTGAGTAATAGATTGAGCGGAACGATCGATGGCTTTTATCGGAAAGAAACAGATATTTTGGGGTCTCGAACTACTACTTTGCCTAGTACTTATGGTGCTTCTTTAGCCCCTGAAAATTATGCAGAACGTTCATGGAGAGGAGGGGAGTTTACTTTGACTTGGAGAGATAAAGTGCAACATGGCATAAATTATTCTTTGTATATGAATATCGGATATTCTAAAGATCGTTGGGATGTATTAGACGAATCTGTTATTTACATGACGGGAAATCTAAAGGATTTATCTTTGGTCGGTATGTCGGCAGGTCGTATTACAGGATTGAAGGTAGATCATTTATTGACAGATCAAGCAGAAGTTGATGAGTTGATTGCTAAAGGTTTTAAACAATATGGACGAGATCCTTATTTGGGTGGACTTTTGTTCCAAGATACTCGTGGTGATGGTTATTCTTTAGGACCGGATGGAAAGATTGATGGAAATGACGCTTATAATTTACTAAGTGAAAATGGAACTCCTCGTATTAATTATGGTTTTGGGGGAAGTTTTAGTTGGAAAGGAATAACAATCGACATGCATTTCCAAGGAGTGGGTAGCTATGATCGTCTAGTTGGTTGTGATGCAACTAAAGGTATTCCGCAATATGGCGGAAACACTCGTCCTTATTATCCAATTTGGACTAGTGATAAATGTTGGAGTCCTGAAAATCCAAATGGTGTTTATCCTCGGGTGATCGGTAAAAATCAGTATGAGTCGGGTTATGGAAATACAGATTTTTGGATGCGTAATGGAGCTTATGTTCGCTTAAAAAATTTGAATATAGGGTATAATTTGCCAGCTTCGATCTTACGTCCGCTGGGATTACTTCATGCTCAGGTGTTTATGAATGCAACAAATTTGTTTTCTATATCGGCCATGAATGAATTCATGGATCCGGAGCAAAAATATTATGATTCATTTCCTTTGATGAGATCATTTACATTTGGACTTAATTTTTCATTCTAA
- a CDS encoding FecR family protein, with amino-acid sequence MDFDYRLLAKYLTGMLSPEEMKQVEEWRKLSIDNEEVFSELMKLRVSWKFTQYNTPEHIEEALNGLNAKINSRRRFQILRSVMRYAAVILLFVSFSYVGWGYLKPDNCVTIRVEQGEDVKKIVLADGSAVWLKEGSSLRIPKVFAENNRKLSLQGEAFFDVAKNAQYPLYVSTNYVNIKVLGTAFNVKTDEKHQNVETVLARGKVALLDKQWNPILDMSPGEKVTYDNNKNEYATEVVDVNVCTAWRLNQFVFENVTLREIVNQLSVKFNVNINLESTKLAQRKFRCVINEDESLPDILKLLKYLAPIQYRIEGKEIFIYE; translated from the coding sequence ATGGATTTTGATTATAGACTTTTAGCAAAATATTTGACAGGCATGCTTTCTCCTGAAGAAATGAAACAGGTGGAAGAATGGCGTAAATTATCAATTGATAATGAGGAGGTTTTCTCTGAATTGATGAAACTTCGCGTTTCGTGGAAGTTCACTCAATATAATACGCCTGAGCATATCGAAGAGGCATTGAATGGATTGAATGCCAAGATAAATAGTAGAAGGCGATTTCAAATACTTCGCTCTGTGATGAGATACGCAGCCGTAATCTTGTTATTTGTCTCTTTTTCTTATGTGGGATGGGGCTATCTGAAACCGGACAATTGTGTAACGATCAGGGTGGAACAAGGGGAAGATGTGAAAAAAATCGTGCTTGCGGATGGATCGGCTGTTTGGTTAAAGGAGGGGTCTTCTTTGAGGATACCTAAGGTTTTTGCCGAAAATAACCGAAAGCTCTCCTTGCAAGGAGAAGCATTCTTTGACGTTGCAAAGAATGCTCAGTACCCACTATATGTTTCGACCAATTATGTAAATATTAAGGTTCTTGGAACCGCTTTCAATGTAAAAACAGACGAGAAACACCAAAACGTAGAAACCGTTTTAGCAAGAGGTAAAGTTGCTTTACTCGATAAGCAGTGGAACCCCATTTTAGATATGTCACCGGGAGAAAAGGTGACATATGACAACAATAAGAACGAATATGCCACAGAGGTTGTGGATGTGAATGTATGTACGGCGTGGCGACTGAACCAGTTTGTCTTCGAAAATGTCACGTTGAGGGAAATAGTTAACCAACTCTCCGTAAAATTTAATGTAAACATAAATTTAGAATCAACGAAGCTTGCCCAGCGTAAGTTCCGATGTGTGATCAATGAAGATGAAAGCTTGCCTGACATCTTGAAACTCTTGAAATATTTAGCTCCCATCCAATATCGGATAGAGGGGAAAGAAATCTTTATATATGAATAA
- a CDS encoding purple acid phosphatase family protein, giving the protein MKYIKKLIYVLLLTVATQVATAQIKILYGPYLQNVKENEATIVWVADKPSIGWVELAPNDGTHYYGEERPKYFDTTNGVKNTSLLHAVKVKALTPGTTYRYRIYSQEVLSHEGINVIYGRVAASDVYKKNALTFTTCDPNKKETSFVMINDIHGRENIITKLLNNANYKDKDLIIFNGDMVSEFKDEQTIFNGFMKESIDLFASEKPMYYARGNHETRGEFATSFQKYFSPKEPFLYYLFRQGPVCFIMLDTGEDKPDSDIEYSGITDYDGYRTDQVEWMKELYKNEDFKQAKFKVVIAHMPPSADLNIWHGQKDVLKKFVPILNELGVDLMLCGHLHRNKYEEPSAGIKFPVLVNSNNSVVSVETNGDQMNLEVLDLDGKVVTKKSYTAK; this is encoded by the coding sequence ATGAAGTATATTAAAAAATTGATATATGTCCTTTTACTCACAGTTGCCACTCAGGTGGCAACTGCGCAGATAAAGATCCTTTACGGGCCTTATCTGCAGAATGTAAAAGAGAATGAGGCAACTATTGTCTGGGTAGCGGATAAACCGTCTATCGGCTGGGTAGAGTTGGCTCCGAATGACGGAACTCATTATTATGGAGAAGAACGGCCTAAGTATTTCGATACAACTAATGGGGTTAAAAATACCTCCTTGCTGCATGCCGTGAAGGTAAAAGCGTTGACTCCCGGAACAACCTATCGTTATCGTATTTATTCTCAGGAAGTGTTGTCGCATGAAGGGATTAATGTCATATACGGACGTGTGGCAGCATCGGATGTTTACAAAAAGAATGCTTTGACGTTTACAACGTGCGATCCAAATAAAAAAGAAACCTCTTTTGTCATGATCAATGATATTCACGGACGTGAAAACATCATTACGAAACTGCTGAATAATGCGAACTACAAGGATAAAGACTTGATTATTTTCAATGGGGATATGGTTTCGGAATTTAAGGACGAACAAACAATCTTTAATGGATTCATGAAAGAAAGCATCGATTTGTTCGCTTCGGAGAAACCTATGTATTACGCTCGCGGAAATCATGAAACCCGTGGTGAGTTCGCCACTTCGTTCCAGAAATATTTCTCTCCGAAAGAACCGTTCCTATATTATCTTTTCAGACAAGGACCTGTATGTTTCATAATGTTGGATACGGGGGAAGACAAACCGGATTCCGATATCGAGTACAGCGGTATTACCGATTATGACGGTTATCGTACGGATCAGGTGGAATGGATGAAGGAACTATATAAAAATGAAGATTTCAAGCAGGCTAAATTTAAAGTTGTCATTGCACATATGCCTCCTTCTGCTGACCTCAATATCTGGCATGGACAGAAAGACGTCTTGAAGAAATTCGTACCTATCCTAAATGAACTCGGAGTGGATCTGATGCTATGCGGACATCTCCATCGAAACAAATATGAGGAACCGAGTGCTGGTATCAAATTTCCGGTATTGGTAAATTCAAATAACAGTGTGGTTTCTGTGGAGACTAATGGTGATCAGATGAATCTGGAGGTTCTTGATTTGGATGGTAAAGTCGTTACAAAGAAGTCATATACGGCAAAGTAA
- a CDS encoding RagB/SusD family nutrient uptake outer membrane protein gives MKLKNILGLAVCLVGTGIFTSCDDFFDLNPKDQLTTNTFWNTSEDVDAAVTAAYNWWVNNYVGSKFIFYEDSYSDIGFNYTNASNMRNMGRGSVSPTAAPNYWRQYETIRRCNFVIENIDLVPASAMTETEKNDFLAQVRAIRGYSHAYLATWYGDAVIMDFVPATADDAKLPREPEAKVKEHAMNDLMWSAEHIAEKPAEKGRIAKGTVLSMIARFNLLWGNYTEALDAANKVIALNQYELDPDFLNMFSMAGQNSKEIICTYEHVQTTYAYGDVIRFYNNSDGGWASFVPTQNMVDMFEMADGKLIDEAGSGYDPVHPFFNRDPRLKNTVIYSGLDWVGRNNVSRVFNTLDKTLPNGSSNKDYYTAADNASHTGMLWAKYLYPNQGQYSAAMNDDALCPIIFRYAEILLTKAECLVELNQDLQEAMNIIDRLRLRGGHIAVDRSKYDTQAKVRELVRRERTIELAGEGFRFEDIVRWDEYDQSGAKTGKKVAETVMPGDLYRLCGTVDYDEPDPDRRAVIDVNASREDRLVEVRYFDKKQFHLPIMQAEMDANPQLVQNDGY, from the coding sequence ATGAAACTGAAAAATATATTAGGTCTTGCTGTTTGCTTGGTCGGGACAGGTATCTTTACTTCTTGTGATGATTTTTTTGATTTGAATCCGAAAGATCAGTTGACGACAAACACATTCTGGAACACGTCCGAGGATGTCGATGCAGCAGTAACCGCTGCCTACAATTGGTGGGTCAATAACTATGTTGGATCGAAGTTTATCTTCTACGAAGACAGCTATTCGGATATCGGCTTCAATTATACGAATGCTTCTAACATGAGAAACATGGGCAGAGGTAGCGTTTCTCCTACTGCGGCTCCGAATTATTGGAGGCAGTATGAAACGATACGTCGTTGTAATTTCGTAATTGAAAATATCGATTTGGTTCCGGCTTCAGCCATGACAGAAACGGAGAAGAATGATTTTCTGGCGCAAGTACGGGCAATTAGGGGATATAGTCATGCTTATTTGGCAACTTGGTATGGGGATGCTGTTATTATGGATTTTGTACCAGCAACGGCTGATGATGCTAAACTGCCGCGTGAACCAGAAGCAAAGGTGAAGGAGCATGCTATGAACGACTTGATGTGGAGTGCCGAACATATAGCGGAGAAACCGGCAGAAAAAGGACGCATTGCCAAAGGAACGGTCCTCTCGATGATCGCCCGCTTCAATTTGTTGTGGGGCAACTATACGGAGGCTTTGGATGCTGCCAATAAAGTAATAGCTCTGAATCAGTATGAATTAGATCCTGATTTTCTGAATATGTTTTCTATGGCCGGACAGAATTCAAAAGAAATTATTTGTACTTATGAACATGTCCAAACGACTTATGCTTATGGTGATGTGATCCGTTTCTATAATAATTCGGATGGTGGCTGGGCTTCTTTTGTGCCGACTCAAAACATGGTTGATATGTTTGAAATGGCAGATGGCAAGTTGATCGATGAAGCTGGTTCCGGTTATGACCCGGTCCATCCGTTTTTCAATCGTGATCCACGATTGAAAAATACGGTTATTTATTCCGGATTGGATTGGGTGGGGCGTAATAATGTATCCCGGGTTTTCAATACGCTCGACAAGACGCTGCCGAACGGCTCTTCGAATAAAGATTATTATACGGCGGCGGATAATGCTTCCCATACCGGTATGTTGTGGGCTAAGTATTTGTATCCCAACCAGGGACAATATTCAGCTGCAATGAATGACGATGCCTTGTGCCCGATTATCTTCCGGTATGCAGAAATATTGTTGACAAAAGCCGAATGTTTGGTCGAACTGAATCAGGATTTGCAGGAAGCTATGAACATCATCGACCGGTTACGTTTGCGCGGAGGTCATATCGCTGTTGACCGTTCTAAATATGATACACAGGCCAAAGTACGTGAACTGGTAAGGAGAGAACGTACGATAGAATTGGCTGGTGAAGGTTTCCGTTTTGAAGATATCGTTCGCTGGGACGAGTATGACCAGAGCGGAGCCAAAACCGGAAAGAAGGTGGCAGAGACTGTTATGCCGGGTGACTTGTATCGTTTGTGTGGTACTGTCGACTATGATGAACCGGATCCGGACCGTCGCGCCGTGATCGATGTGAATGCTTCTCGTGAAGACCGTTTGGTTGAAGTTCGTTATTTTGACAAGAAGCAATTCCATCTGCCTATTATGCAGGCGGAAATGGATGCGAACCCTCAATTGGTTCAGAACGATGGTTATTAA
- a CDS encoding TonB-dependent receptor, which produces MNKKVSIATLSAFLVATSPAMAVNEANTLYVNLELSLNRTTVGMIIQSISEQTGYEFSYDESILSKEISKVSVRVKNEHIESVLKKVFKNTDISYRIVDNRIFLQDNAKTENVSFASVQQVKRTIRGTVVDNTGLPVIGANVIVKGSAGVGTVTNVDGDFTLEGIEDGATLMISYIGYVDQEVAVAKGKNDYKITIHEDTQNLDEVVVVGYGTQTKVNLTGAVSTIGKDELINRPVTNVSSALQGLTPGVTITSGTGQPGSDGATIRVRGVGTLNNANPYILVDGIETGTFDSIDPNDIESISVLKDAASAAIYGSKAANGVILVTTKRGKAGKATVSYNGNVSFSNVSTLIDRLSSYDYARLYNQLLTQDGASPRFTDEDLRLFQDGTDPYGHPNTVWTDYIYRTGFMHKHSLNVSGGSEDVKYMASAGFLGQEGTLRNSDRQQFNLRTNLDIKLSDKFTMRTNMAFIHNDYSEPNASYGGGSTQLIRQADRIAPWIPYKKEDGSYGSISDGNPAAWVDINSRKYHLLQNFSGILAFDYHIIDGLTFTLQGAYVTNIKETKDYRKECWYDDVNYHGPDQLGETISRWSRYTLDALLNYDKTFNQDHHFKAMVGYKIEKYDYRNLYAFRKSFPNSEVTDLNGGDSSTQTNSGYSRELALLSYFGRLNYDYKGKYLLEANFRADASSRFAKGYRWGYFPSFSAGWRISEEDFMENTHGWLQSLKLRGSWGLLGNQDAVSDEYYPYLPTLYIGKNFPFGGSVHQGITVVSHKVTTISWENSTNWGIGFDANFLNEFMLSAEYYNRKTSDIIMDIPVSDTFGISGTYQDNKGSLRNSGVEASFAWNHSFNKDWRMGINANFSYNKNELLDLAGVNEIIDGYMINRIGEPYQSFYVYEVDGLFKSDEEAAAYEKQYGNPWSLPFKGGDFRIKDADGDGKLTDKDRVVKGTQQPKTTFGLTLSAGWKNFDLSVFMQGVTGTNRYFSRDVVGSFIGDTSHPSTNWLDAWTPENTNAEWPRLFLEENSISSPQRVNSSFWCMNTNYLRIKNVNLGYTLPKSWTNKLGIANAKIYYTGENLFTFDSLPFNADPESPSGNLDVYPISRSHSFGINVTF; this is translated from the coding sequence ATGAATAAAAAAGTATCTATTGCGACATTATCAGCATTTTTAGTCGCAACATCGCCTGCGATGGCGGTAAATGAAGCGAATACTTTGTATGTGAATCTGGAATTGTCTTTGAACAGGACAACTGTAGGTATGATCATACAAAGTATCAGCGAGCAAACGGGCTATGAATTTTCTTATGATGAATCTATTTTAAGTAAAGAAATTTCAAAAGTATCCGTCCGTGTAAAAAATGAACACATCGAAAGTGTTTTAAAGAAAGTCTTTAAGAATACGGATATTTCTTATCGGATAGTCGATAATCGGATTTTCCTACAAGATAACGCAAAGACAGAAAATGTGTCTTTTGCAAGTGTTCAACAAGTCAAGAGAACGATCAGAGGTACGGTTGTCGATAATACCGGTCTTCCTGTTATCGGGGCAAATGTCATAGTGAAAGGAAGTGCTGGTGTTGGTACGGTGACAAATGTCGACGGTGATTTTACATTGGAGGGAATTGAAGACGGTGCGACATTGATGATTTCCTATATTGGTTATGTAGATCAGGAGGTTGCTGTAGCGAAAGGAAAAAACGATTATAAAATCACAATTCACGAAGATACACAGAATTTGGATGAGGTGGTTGTTGTCGGTTATGGAACACAAACGAAAGTAAACCTGACAGGAGCGGTAAGCACAATTGGTAAAGATGAATTGATCAACCGGCCGGTGACGAATGTATCTTCTGCTCTCCAGGGATTGACTCCGGGGGTTACGATAACATCTGGAACAGGGCAGCCTGGTAGTGACGGGGCAACTATACGTGTTCGTGGAGTCGGAACCTTGAACAATGCTAACCCTTATATTCTGGTGGATGGGATAGAAACTGGAACTTTCGATTCGATCGATCCTAACGATATCGAATCGATTTCGGTTTTGAAAGATGCCGCTTCGGCTGCTATTTATGGTTCTAAAGCTGCCAATGGGGTAATCTTGGTTACGACCAAGCGAGGGAAAGCCGGAAAAGCAACAGTCTCTTATAATGGTAATGTTAGTTTTTCGAATGTATCGACTTTGATTGATCGCTTAAGTTCTTATGATTATGCCCGTCTTTATAATCAGTTATTGACACAGGATGGGGCGTCTCCTCGTTTTACAGACGAAGATCTCCGTTTATTTCAGGATGGAACGGATCCTTATGGGCATCCGAATACAGTTTGGACAGACTATATTTATCGGACCGGTTTTATGCATAAACATAGCCTCAATGTCAGTGGTGGGTCGGAAGATGTGAAATATATGGCTTCTGCAGGTTTCTTAGGGCAGGAAGGCACATTGAGGAATTCGGATCGTCAACAATTTAATTTGCGAACGAATCTGGATATCAAATTGTCGGATAAATTTACCATGAGGACTAACATGGCTTTTATTCATAACGACTATTCCGAACCGAATGCGTCTTATGGAGGCGGTTCTACTCAATTGATACGTCAAGCGGACCGTATAGCCCCTTGGATTCCATATAAGAAGGAAGATGGTTCTTACGGTTCGATCTCAGATGGAAATCCTGCCGCTTGGGTCGATATTAATAGTCGGAAATATCATTTGTTGCAAAACTTCTCTGGAATACTGGCCTTTGACTATCATATTATAGACGGTCTGACATTCACATTACAAGGAGCTTATGTAACGAATATAAAGGAAACAAAAGATTATCGTAAGGAATGTTGGTATGACGATGTGAATTATCATGGACCTGATCAATTGGGTGAAACGATTTCGAGATGGAGCCGTTATACGTTGGATGCATTGTTGAATTATGACAAGACTTTTAACCAAGATCATCATTTCAAGGCAATGGTTGGTTATAAGATCGAGAAGTATGATTATCGGAATTTATACGCTTTCCGCAAAAGTTTCCCGAATAGTGAAGTGACCGATTTGAACGGTGGCGATTCTTCGACACAAACGAACAGTGGTTATTCCCGTGAACTGGCTTTGTTATCTTATTTCGGACGTCTCAATTATGACTATAAAGGCAAGTATCTTTTGGAAGCCAATTTCCGCGCCGATGCTTCTTCTCGCTTTGCAAAAGGCTATCGTTGGGGATATTTTCCTTCTTTCTCTGCTGGATGGCGCATTTCCGAAGAAGATTTTATGGAAAACACGCATGGCTGGTTGCAGTCACTGAAACTTAGAGGATCTTGGGGGTTGCTCGGAAACCAGGATGCCGTATCGGATGAATATTATCCTTATTTACCTACGTTATATATAGGAAAGAATTTCCCGTTTGGCGGCTCTGTTCATCAAGGTATTACGGTTGTAAGCCATAAGGTGACGACTATTTCCTGGGAAAATTCGACAAACTGGGGAATCGGCTTTGATGCAAATTTCTTGAACGAGTTTATGCTGAGTGCCGAATATTATAATCGTAAGACCTCTGACATCATTATGGATATTCCTGTTTCTGATACGTTTGGTATATCGGGGACGTATCAGGACAATAAAGGCTCTTTACGGAACAGTGGTGTGGAAGCAAGCTTTGCTTGGAATCATTCCTTCAATAAGGATTGGAGAATGGGAATCAATGCGAATTTCTCCTATAATAAGAATGAGTTGTTGGATTTGGCTGGGGTCAATGAGATTATCGATGGCTATATGATTAATCGAATCGGAGAGCCCTATCAATCTTTTTATGTATATGAAGTAGATGGGTTGTTCAAAAGCGACGAGGAGGCTGCCGCTTACGAAAAACAGTATGGCAATCCATGGTCTTTGCCTTTCAAAGGCGGCGATTTTCGGATTAAAGATGCGGATGGAGATGGAAAGTTGACAGATAAAGACCGGGTGGTGAAAGGCACGCAACAGCCTAAAACGACTTTTGGTTTGACACTGAGTGCTGGTTGGAAAAATTTTGACTTGTCGGTATTTATGCAGGGTGTGACTGGAACAAACCGTTATTTCTCAAGAGATGTCGTCGGTTCATTTATCGGGGATACTTCACATCCGAGTACGAATTGGTTGGATGCCTGGACTCCTGAAAATACAAATGCGGAATGGCCGCGTCTGTTCCTAGAGGAAAACTCGATCAGTTCTCCTCAGCGCGTGAATTCATCTTTTTGGTGTATGAACACGAATTACCTGCGTATTAAGAACGTCAATTTGGGTTATACGTTGCCGAAGAGTTGGACGAATAAGTTAGGAATAGCCAATGCGAAGATTTATTATACAGGCGAAAATCTGTTTACATTCGACAGTTTGCCGTTCAATGCTGATCCGGAGTCGCCGTCGGGAAACTTGGATGTTTATCCTATTAGCAGAAGCCATTCATTCGGTATTAATGTAACTTTTTAA